A window of Mycolicibacterium fluoranthenivorans contains these coding sequences:
- the rpsS gene encoding 30S ribosomal protein S19: MPRSLKKGPFVDDHLLKKVDVQNEKNTKQVIKTWSRRSTIIPDFIGHTFAVHDGRKHVPVFVTEAMVGHKLGEFAPTRTFKGHIKDDRKAKRR, encoded by the coding sequence ATGCCACGCAGCCTGAAGAAGGGCCCGTTCGTCGACGACCATCTGCTCAAGAAGGTCGACGTCCAGAACGAGAAGAACACCAAGCAGGTCATCAAGACCTGGTCGCGCCGGTCCACCATCATCCCGGACTTCATCGGTCACACCTTCGCCGTCCACGACGGTCGCAAGCACGTGCCGGTGTTCGTCACCGAGGCGATGGTCGGGCACAAGCTGGGCGAGTTCGCGCCCACCCGTACGTTCAAGGGTCACATCAAGGATGACCGGAAGGCGAAGCGCCGGTAA
- the rplV gene encoding 50S ribosomal protein L22, protein MKTGTEYPSATAVARFVHMSPTKARRVIDLVRGKSVAEALDILRWAPQEASETVAKVIASAAANAQNNDGLDPATLVVATIHADGGPTAKRIRPRAQGRAFRIRKRTSHITVIVESRPPKQTGAAASSARSRRAQGSKAASTKTKASAEAKEGSE, encoded by the coding sequence TTGAAAACAGGCACGGAATATCCGTCCGCGACGGCGGTGGCACGTTTCGTGCACATGTCGCCGACCAAGGCACGCCGGGTCATCGACCTGGTTCGCGGCAAGTCCGTGGCCGAGGCGCTCGACATCCTGCGCTGGGCTCCCCAGGAGGCCAGCGAGACGGTCGCCAAGGTGATCGCCAGCGCGGCCGCCAATGCGCAGAACAACGACGGTCTGGACCCGGCGACCCTGGTGGTCGCCACCATTCACGCCGACGGTGGCCCGACCGCCAAGCGCATCCGTCCGCGCGCCCAGGGGCGTGCGTTCCGGATCCGTAAGCGCACCAGCCACATCACCGTGATCGTGGAGAGCCGTCCGCCCAAGCAGACGGGTGCCGCTGCGTCGTCAGCGCGCAGCCGCCGCGCCCAGGGCAGCAAGGCCGCTTCGACCAAAACCAAGGCTTCCGCAGAAGCGAAGGAGGGCTCGGAGTAG
- the rpsC gene encoding 30S ribosomal protein S3 produces the protein MGQKINPHGFRLGITTDWKSRWYADKQYSDYVKEDVAIRRLLATGLERAGIADVEIERTRDRVRVDIHTARPGIVIGRRGTEADRIRTDLEKLTKKQVQLNILEVKNPESVAQLVAQGVAEQLSNRVAFRRAMRKAIQSAMRQPNVKGIRVQCSGRLGGAEMSRSEFYREGRVPLHTLRADIDYGLYEAKTTFGRIGVKVWIYKGDIVGGKRELTAAAPAADRPRRDRPSGTRPRRSGASGTTATSTDAGRAASGDDTAAPTADAAVEATAESTEN, from the coding sequence GTGGGCCAGAAGATCAATCCGCACGGCTTCCGCCTCGGTATCACCACCGATTGGAAGTCCCGGTGGTACGCCGACAAGCAGTACTCGGATTACGTGAAGGAAGACGTCGCGATCCGTCGTCTGTTGGCCACCGGCCTCGAGCGCGCCGGCATCGCCGATGTGGAGATCGAGCGCACCCGGGACCGGGTCCGCGTTGACATCCACACCGCGCGCCCGGGCATCGTGATCGGCCGCCGCGGCACGGAGGCCGACCGCATCCGCACCGACCTGGAGAAGCTCACCAAGAAGCAGGTGCAGCTGAACATCCTCGAGGTGAAGAACCCCGAGTCGGTGGCACAGCTGGTGGCCCAGGGCGTCGCCGAGCAGCTGAGCAACCGGGTGGCGTTCCGCCGCGCGATGCGCAAGGCGATCCAGTCGGCGATGCGGCAGCCCAACGTCAAGGGCATCCGGGTGCAGTGCTCGGGCCGCCTCGGCGGTGCTGAGATGAGCCGCTCGGAGTTCTACCGCGAAGGTCGCGTCCCGCTGCACACGCTGCGCGCGGATATCGACTACGGCCTCTACGAGGCGAAGACCACCTTCGGCCGCATCGGTGTGAAGGTCTGGATCTACAAGGGTGACATCGTCGGCGGCAAGCGTGAGCTGACCGCCGCCGCGCCCGCCGCAGATCGTCCGCGCCGGGATCGTCCGTCGGGCACTCGTCCGCGCCGTAGCGGTGCATCGGGTACCACGGCGACGAGCACCGACGCCGGACGCGCCGCGAGCGGTGACGACACAGCCGCGCCGACCGCTGACGCTGCTGTCGAGGCAACCGCCGAGAGCACGGAGAACTAA
- the rplP gene encoding 50S ribosomal protein L16 encodes MLIPRRVKHRKQHHPEQRGIASGGTSVSFGDYGIQALEHAYITNRQIESARIAINRHIKRGGKVWINIFPDRPLTKKPAETRMGSGKGSPEWWVANVKPGRVLFEISFPDEKIAKEALTRAIHKLPIKARIVTREEQF; translated from the coding sequence ATGTTGATTCCCCGCAGGGTCAAGCACCGCAAGCAGCACCACCCGGAGCAGCGTGGCATCGCCAGCGGCGGCACCTCGGTCAGCTTCGGCGACTACGGCATCCAGGCACTGGAGCACGCCTACATCACCAACCGGCAGATCGAGTCCGCTCGTATCGCCATCAACCGGCACATCAAGCGTGGCGGCAAGGTGTGGATCAACATCTTCCCGGACCGCCCGCTGACCAAGAAGCCCGCCGAAACCCGCATGGGTTCGGGTAAGGGTTCGCCGGAGTGGTGGGTGGCCAACGTCAAGCCCGGTCGGGTGCTGTTCGAGATCAGCTTCCCGGACGAGAAGATCGCCAAGGAAGCGCTCACCCGCGCAATCCACAAGCTGCCGATCAAGGCACGCATCGTGACACGAGAGGAGCAGTTCTGA
- the rpmC gene encoding 50S ribosomal protein L29 has product MAVGISPGELRELTDEELTTRVRESKEELFNLRFQMATGQLANNRRLRVVRQEIARVYTVLRERELGLASGPVGEDS; this is encoded by the coding sequence ATGGCAGTGGGAATTTCGCCCGGCGAACTGCGTGAGCTGACCGACGAAGAGCTCACCACTCGTGTGCGCGAGTCGAAGGAAGAGCTGTTCAACCTGCGCTTCCAGATGGCGACCGGACAGCTCGCCAACAACCGGCGGCTGCGCGTCGTCCGCCAGGAGATCGCACGGGTCTACACCGTGCTGCGTGAACGTGAATTGGGTCTGGCCTCCGGACCCGTTGGTGAGGATTCGTAA
- the rpsQ gene encoding 30S ribosomal protein S17 → MAEETAKAAGPNHTPAAETTRGRRKTAIGYVVSDKMQKTIVVELESRKSHPLYGKIIRTTTKVKAHDENGVAGVGDRVSLMETRPLSATKRWRLVEVLERAK, encoded by the coding sequence ATGGCAGAAGAGACTGCGAAAGCAGCAGGCCCCAACCACACGCCGGCCGCCGAGACGACCCGTGGGCGTCGCAAGACGGCCATCGGTTACGTGGTCAGCGACAAGATGCAGAAGACCATCGTGGTCGAGCTGGAATCTCGCAAGAGCCACCCGCTCTACGGCAAGATCATCCGGACCACCACGAAGGTCAAGGCGCACGACGAGAACGGCGTAGCCGGTGTCGGCGACCGCGTCTCGCTGATGGAGACCCGACCGTTGTCGGCCACCAAGCGGTGGCGGCTGGTCGAGGTGCTCGAGCGCGCCAAGTAA
- a CDS encoding glycosyltransferase: MPFPVDVGLTEEHRRFALDRAINGLREEHPMQSASRAVWGWQKPTLLTAVGVTLISAVLFPMQTAVTLIGLCTFGYVLTMTDRLLIFREGLASKPITITDEQARAIPDDDLPRYTILVPAYNEPEVVGDLIGAMSALEYPAHKLQVLLLLEEDDDVTIAAAQACGESDVITILLVPPADPRTKPKACNYGLCFATGSIVTIYDAEDLPEPLQLRRVVAAFASLPDRIACVQAKLEYHNGHQNILTGWFTAEYGLWFGYLLPGMMRSTSPIPLGGTSNHLRREVLDEIGAWDPFNVTEDADLGLRIDASGYHTAVIDSATQEEANSDPINWIRQRSRWYKGYLQTWLVHIRNPLQLYRVLGPRSFLRFNLVLAGTPIIAVLNLVFWLITVLWFLGQPAVVGAVFPPIVYFPALVALVLGNAATIYMNLIALREDDRSDLLVAAMTVPLFWLMMSIAAAKGVYQIIRNPSYWEKTFHGLSAKPADGGDAPT, from the coding sequence ATGCCGTTCCCGGTCGATGTCGGGTTGACCGAGGAGCATCGACGGTTCGCGCTGGATCGGGCGATCAACGGTCTACGCGAGGAGCATCCGATGCAGTCGGCCTCGCGTGCGGTGTGGGGGTGGCAGAAACCGACGCTGCTCACCGCGGTCGGCGTGACGCTGATATCGGCCGTGTTGTTTCCGATGCAGACCGCGGTGACGCTGATCGGGCTGTGCACCTTCGGATATGTGCTCACCATGACCGACCGGCTACTGATCTTCCGAGAAGGTCTGGCGTCGAAGCCGATCACCATCACCGATGAGCAAGCCCGTGCCATCCCCGACGACGATCTTCCGCGTTACACGATTCTGGTGCCCGCCTACAACGAGCCCGAGGTCGTCGGCGATCTGATCGGTGCGATGTCTGCGCTGGAATATCCAGCGCACAAGCTGCAGGTGCTGCTGCTCCTTGAGGAGGACGACGACGTCACCATCGCCGCCGCCCAGGCGTGCGGTGAATCCGATGTCATCACGATCCTGCTGGTTCCGCCGGCGGATCCGCGGACCAAGCCCAAGGCGTGCAATTACGGGCTGTGTTTCGCGACCGGCAGCATCGTCACGATCTATGACGCCGAGGATCTGCCGGAACCACTGCAACTGCGCCGCGTTGTCGCGGCGTTCGCATCGTTACCGGATCGGATCGCCTGTGTCCAAGCGAAACTGGAGTATCACAACGGTCACCAGAACATCCTCACGGGATGGTTCACGGCCGAATACGGACTGTGGTTCGGCTATCTGCTGCCCGGGATGATGCGGAGCACGTCCCCGATTCCCCTCGGGGGAACCTCCAATCATCTGCGCCGGGAAGTCCTCGACGAGATCGGTGCGTGGGACCCGTTCAATGTCACCGAGGATGCGGACCTCGGTCTGCGCATCGACGCATCCGGCTATCACACCGCGGTGATCGATTCGGCAACCCAGGAAGAGGCGAACTCGGATCCGATCAACTGGATCAGACAGCGATCCCGTTGGTACAAGGGTTATCTGCAGACCTGGCTCGTGCACATCCGCAACCCACTCCAGCTCTACCGGGTGCTCGGGCCACGTAGCTTTCTACGATTCAACCTGGTACTGGCCGGCACCCCGATCATCGCCGTGCTCAATCTGGTCTTCTGGCTCATCACTGTGCTGTGGTTCTTGGGTCAGCCGGCAGTCGTGGGTGCGGTGTTCCCGCCGATCGTCTACTTCCCGGCCCTGGTCGCGTTGGTGTTGGGCAATGCGGCGACGATCTACATGAATCTCATCGCCCTGCGTGAAGACGACCGCTCGGACCTGTTGGTCGCTGCGATGACGGTGCCGCTTTTCTGGCTGATGATGAGCATCGCCGCGGCCAAGGGCGTGTACCAGATCATCCGCAATCCGTCCTACTGGGAGAAGACGTTCCACGGTCTCTCGGCCAAACCGGCTGACGGTGGGGACGCGCCGACGTGA
- a CDS encoding ArnT family glycosyltransferase — MVTAYLAVGYWLQVRNGFILGDALSRVQASESVLYSRDPHLAAIGFIFTPLTAMLEIPVMLLSPFFPDLTARGFAGSVMSAVFMAGAVVQIFATGSDRGLPRAYTVTITALFALNPMIVFYGSNGMSEAPFIFFMTWAVRRLILWMTDDDVHHLVAAGGIALGLAYLTRYDAVGTVAAAGLLVGATTYLRAREAPRIRRALLDLLLVSLPGAAAFVGWAATSWLITGDAFGQFSSQYGNSAILKQSGGAAATSFTGGLAFAAVCITLLAPTLLPIALWAGVARRHSPHRGVLAVPVLMYGAVLAFQTYTFATGATFPFLRFYIAAIPLASTLAMLAVPEGRLTEPKRRGRHAPPTAAAAPYRSRVGYVAVAMLAAVAVPVAARGMMSPHYAPQEYALGAVLSPDPDSVSPQKAVERRIVATFSTEREIAKYLDSLDLPDSSVITDTVYGFAVVVASENPQIFVVPSDPDFVELLNDPSAHGIKYLLSVPPSGRGASDALNQRYPTLYDTGSDVATLELEIPNDGDSQPDWRLYRVHDPVNPMA, encoded by the coding sequence ATGGTGACGGCCTACCTGGCCGTCGGATACTGGCTGCAGGTGCGCAACGGGTTCATCCTCGGAGATGCGCTGTCGCGGGTGCAGGCCTCGGAAAGCGTGCTCTACAGCCGTGATCCTCATCTGGCCGCGATCGGGTTCATCTTCACACCTCTCACAGCCATGCTCGAGATTCCGGTCATGTTGTTGTCGCCGTTCTTCCCGGATCTGACGGCGCGCGGATTCGCGGGCAGCGTCATGTCCGCGGTGTTCATGGCCGGTGCTGTGGTGCAGATCTTCGCGACTGGCAGTGACCGCGGCCTGCCCCGGGCCTATACCGTCACGATCACCGCGCTGTTCGCCCTCAACCCGATGATCGTGTTCTACGGATCCAACGGGATGAGCGAGGCGCCTTTCATCTTCTTCATGACCTGGGCAGTCCGCCGTCTCATCCTCTGGATGACCGATGACGATGTGCATCATCTGGTGGCGGCGGGCGGTATCGCGTTGGGCTTGGCCTACCTCACTCGATACGACGCGGTGGGCACCGTGGCGGCCGCCGGCCTGCTCGTGGGGGCGACGACCTACCTGCGCGCGCGGGAGGCACCCCGCATCCGGCGCGCTCTGCTCGACCTGTTGCTGGTCAGCCTGCCGGGAGCCGCGGCCTTCGTCGGCTGGGCCGCGACCAGTTGGCTGATCACCGGTGACGCCTTCGGTCAGTTCAGCTCCCAATACGGGAATTCGGCGATCTTGAAACAGTCCGGCGGGGCTGCTGCCACCAGTTTCACCGGCGGTCTGGCGTTCGCCGCGGTGTGCATCACCCTGCTGGCGCCGACCTTGTTGCCGATCGCATTGTGGGCGGGCGTGGCGCGCAGGCACAGCCCGCATCGCGGAGTGCTGGCGGTGCCGGTACTGATGTACGGGGCGGTGCTCGCATTCCAGACCTACACCTTCGCCACGGGGGCGACCTTTCCGTTCTTGCGTTTCTACATTGCCGCGATCCCGTTGGCGTCGACGCTGGCGATGCTCGCGGTGCCGGAGGGCAGACTGACCGAACCCAAACGGCGTGGACGGCACGCGCCGCCGACCGCCGCGGCCGCTCCGTATAGGTCGAGGGTCGGTTATGTGGCGGTGGCGATGCTGGCCGCGGTGGCGGTGCCGGTCGCCGCTCGGGGGATGATGTCCCCGCACTATGCACCGCAGGAATACGCGCTGGGCGCAGTGCTGAGCCCGGACCCCGACTCGGTCAGTCCGCAGAAGGCCGTCGAGCGGCGCATCGTCGCCACCTTCTCGACTGAGCGTGAGATCGCGAAGTACCTGGATAGTCTCGATCTTCCGGACAGCTCGGTGATCACCGACACCGTGTACGGGTTCGCGGTTGTGGTGGCTTCCGAGAATCCGCAGATCTTCGTCGTGCCCTCTGACCCGGATTTCGTCGAGTTGCTCAACGACCCGTCCGCGCACGGGATCAAGTACCTGCTGTCGGTTCCGCCCAGCGGGCGAGGGGCCTCCGATGCCCTGAATCAGCGTTACCCGACGCTGTACGACACCGGATCCGATGTCGCCACGTTGGAACTGGAGATTCCCAACGACGGCGACAGCCAACCGGATTGGCGGCTGTACCGGGTGCACGATCCGGTGAATCCGATGGCCTGA